A genomic segment from Nitrosopumilus sp. K4 encodes:
- a CDS encoding bifunctional nuclease family protein, whose translation MEIDQEQEPDYESVKIDYVGFVDPYAVEGMVVLKSADGKEFHMRAFSGEVARHISSFSESSADSVPSIYKMIEEICEENELVLVKVKIYESGEVLRANLYFTGKKDMVLRNYRASDAMALGAFYNIPILVRKNLLKESMEA comes from the coding sequence ATGGAAATTGATCAAGAACAAGAACCTGATTACGAGTCAGTAAAGATCGATTATGTGGGGTTTGTAGATCCGTATGCAGTCGAAGGGATGGTTGTTCTAAAGTCTGCAGATGGCAAGGAATTTCATATGAGGGCCTTTTCTGGCGAAGTTGCCAGACACATTTCCAGTTTTAGTGAAAGTTCTGCAGATTCTGTTCCTTCTATTTACAAGATGATCGAGGAAATTTGCGAGGAAAATGAACTAGTGCTAGTCAAGGTCAAAATCTATGAGAGTGGCGAGGTTTTACGTGCAAATCTGTATTTTACAGGGAAAAAAGACATGGTTTTGAGAAATTACCGAGCTTCAGATGCAATGGCGTTGGGCGCCTTTTACAACATTCCTATTTTGGTTAGAAAGAATCTGCTCAAAGAAAGCATGGAAGCATAA